The following coding sequences lie in one Patescibacteria group bacterium genomic window:
- the trpB gene encoding tryptophan synthase subunit beta, whose product MKKTKEKFDGHFGKFGGRYVPEMLIPALEELEAEYEKAKKDPEFKKEFEYHLETFSGRPTPLTFAKNLTEKLGGAKIYFKNEGLNITGAHKITHCIGQALLAKRMGKTTLIAETGAGQHGVATATVAAKFGFSCKVFMGATDMARQRPNVFLMEQLGATVIPVEFGSKTLKDAVNAALKDWIENVTTSHYLLGSVVGPHPYPSMTRDFQAVVGREVRKQIVEAEGKLPDYIIACVGGGSNAMGIFNEFLADASVTLFGVEAGGRGRKVGEHASRFNGGSVGVVEGFKSFFLQDDDGQIQKTHSISAGLDYAGIGPQLAYLKEERRVEFHSATDIEVLGAFKHLARTEGIIAALESLHAVAYAIKLAPKLSKEKIIVVNVSGRGDKDLFILTEALNDQGFKDFLRTKVQ is encoded by the coding sequence ATGAAAAAAACAAAAGAAAAATTTGACGGACATTTTGGAAAATTTGGTGGACGCTACGTTCCCGAAATGCTTATTCCCGCACTCGAAGAGCTTGAGGCTGAGTATGAAAAAGCCAAAAAAGATCCAGAATTTAAAAAAGAATTTGAGTATCACCTTGAAACGTTTTCTGGTAGACCAACGCCATTAACTTTCGCTAAAAATTTAACCGAAAAACTTGGTGGCGCGAAAATTTATTTTAAAAATGAAGGTCTTAATATTACCGGGGCGCACAAAATTACTCACTGCATCGGCCAAGCGCTTCTCGCTAAACGCATGGGTAAAACTACTCTGATTGCAGAAACTGGAGCGGGACAGCATGGTGTTGCTACGGCAACTGTAGCGGCTAAATTTGGATTTTCATGCAAAGTTTTTATGGGCGCAACGGATATGGCTCGCCAACGACCGAATGTTTTTTTGATGGAGCAACTAGGCGCCACTGTTATTCCTGTTGAGTTTGGTTCGAAGACCTTGAAAGATGCGGTGAACGCTGCGCTTAAGGACTGGATTGAGAATGTTACAACCAGTCACTATCTTTTAGGTTCAGTGGTGGGACCACACCCATATCCTTCGATGACCAGAGATTTTCAAGCGGTGGTTGGGAGGGAAGTTCGAAAACAGATTGTAGAAGCTGAAGGAAAATTACCTGATTATATTATTGCGTGTGTTGGTGGTGGAAGTAACGCAATGGGAATTTTTAATGAATTTCTAGCTGACGCGTCGGTTACACTTTTTGGTGTTGAAGCTGGCGGACGAGGAAGAAAAGTTGGCGAACACGCCTCTCGTTTTAATGGCGGGTCGGTCGGAGTTGTCGAGGGTTTCAAGTCATTTTTCTTACAGGATGACGACGGACAAATTCAAAAAACTCATAGTATTTCGGCCGGACTTGATTATGCAGGAATCGGGCCCCAATTGGCATATCTAAAAGAGGAACGCAGGGTTGAATTTCATTCTGCGACTGACATTGAAGTGCTCGGAGCTTTCAAGCACTTGGCGCGAACAGAGGGAATTATTGCGGCGCTTGAGTCGCTTCATGCTGTAGCCTACGCTATAAAACTTGCCCCAAAACTTTCTAAGGAAAAAATTATTGTAGTGAATGTTTCAGGTCGAGGTGATAAGGATCTTTTTATTCTGACGGAAGCTCTCAATGACCAGGGGTTCAAAGATTTTTTACGAACAAAAGTACAATAA